In Thiohalospira halophila DSM 15071, the following proteins share a genomic window:
- a CDS encoding RNA pyrophosphohydrolase, with product MIDSEGFRANVGIILTNAAGQVFWARRVRQNAWQFPQGGIGADETPEEAMYRELGEEVGLAPEDVILCGCTGDWLHYRLPRRLVRRNRQPVCVGQKQLWYMLRVVEEEPPVRLDATDHPEFDTWRWVNYWRPARDVVYFKRRVYARALSELAGMAPRPPGPPPRDVRARCR from the coding sequence GTGATTGATTCAGAAGGTTTCAGAGCCAACGTCGGGATCATCCTGACCAACGCCGCCGGCCAGGTCTTCTGGGCGCGGCGGGTGCGGCAGAATGCCTGGCAGTTTCCCCAGGGCGGGATCGGCGCGGACGAAACCCCGGAGGAGGCGATGTACCGCGAACTGGGGGAGGAGGTCGGCCTTGCCCCCGAGGATGTCATCCTCTGCGGCTGTACCGGGGACTGGCTGCACTATCGTCTGCCGCGGCGCCTGGTGCGGCGCAACCGTCAGCCCGTCTGCGTGGGCCAGAAGCAGCTCTGGTACATGTTGCGGGTCGTGGAGGAGGAGCCGCCGGTGCGTCTGGATGCCACCGACCATCCCGAATTCGATACCTGGCGCTGGGTGAACTACTGGCGCCCGGCGCGGGACGTGGTCTACTTCAAGCGGCGGGTCTACGCCCGCGCCCTCTCCGAACTGGCCGGCATGGCCCCGCGCCCGCCCGGTCCGCCCCCTCGCGATGTCCGCGCCCGGTGCCGCTGA
- a CDS encoding histidinol-phosphatase produces MALALFDLDNTLLAGDSDHEWGNFLADRGLVDAEEYRRANDAFYAEYQAGTLDIFAFLRFALEPLTRYPLDRLLAWRGEFLAERIHPLVLPAARRLVEEHRAAGDTPVIITATHSFVTAPIAELFGVEALIATEPEFVEGRYTGEVAGTPCFQEGKVTRLREWLTEHGETLAHSHFYSDSRNDLPLLEQVTYPVAVDPDPALAETARHREWPVRTLRAGDRLQPLDEADG; encoded by the coding sequence GTGGCCCTGGCCCTCTTCGACCTGGACAACACCCTCCTCGCCGGTGACAGCGACCACGAGTGGGGGAACTTCCTCGCCGACCGCGGCCTGGTGGACGCCGAGGAGTACCGGCGCGCCAACGATGCCTTCTACGCCGAGTACCAGGCCGGGACCCTGGATATCTTCGCCTTCCTCCGCTTCGCCCTGGAGCCGCTGACCCGCTATCCGCTGGACCGGCTCCTGGCCTGGCGGGGCGAGTTCCTGGCCGAGCGCATCCACCCGCTGGTTCTCCCCGCCGCCCGGCGGCTGGTGGAGGAACACCGGGCCGCGGGAGACACGCCGGTGATCATTACCGCCACCCACAGCTTCGTCACCGCCCCCATCGCCGAGCTGTTCGGGGTGGAGGCGCTCATCGCCACGGAGCCCGAGTTCGTGGAGGGTCGCTACACCGGCGAGGTGGCCGGCACCCCCTGCTTCCAGGAGGGCAAGGTCACGCGTCTGCGGGAGTGGCTCACCGAGCACGGCGAGACCCTGGCCCACAGCCACTTCTACAGCGACTCTCGCAACGACCTCCCCCTGCTGGAGCAGGTCACCTACCCGGTGGCCGTGGACCCGGACCCGGCGCTGGCCGAGACCGCCCGCCACCGCGAGTGGCCGGTCCGGACCCTGCGCGCCGGTGACCGCCTCCAGCCCCTGGACGAGGCCGACGGATGA
- a CDS encoding FecCD family ABC transporter permease gives MSLRLALLGLLAVAALAASLGIGSLAIPPASVWAALTGDETGTAARVVLDLRLPRALAAFAVGGLLALAGALMQVLLRNPLADPYVLGISGGAAVAALGTMVIGAAGALVAPAAFVGALASMLLVFALARAAGGGGDRLLLTGVVVAAGWGAVISFLLAVAGERQVHGMLFWLMGDLSQPGDPLPALGLLAVALIAALAAARSLNLLARGEQQAAVLGVAVPALRRGVYFGASLATAAAVTLAGSVGFVGLVIPHLMRLWVSSDHRWLLPAAVLAGGTLLTLADTLARTIIAPQQLPVGVLTALVGVPLFLYLLVRGRR, from the coding sequence ATGAGCCTCCGACTGGCCCTGCTGGGGCTCCTGGCCGTCGCCGCCCTGGCGGCGAGCCTGGGCATCGGCAGCCTGGCCATCCCGCCGGCCTCGGTGTGGGCCGCGCTCACCGGCGACGAGACCGGCACCGCCGCCCGGGTGGTCCTGGATCTGCGCCTGCCGCGCGCCCTGGCGGCCTTCGCCGTGGGCGGGCTGCTCGCCCTGGCCGGGGCGCTCATGCAGGTCCTGCTGCGCAACCCCCTGGCCGACCCCTACGTCCTCGGGATCTCCGGCGGCGCCGCCGTGGCCGCCCTGGGCACCATGGTTATCGGCGCGGCCGGCGCCCTGGTGGCCCCGGCCGCCTTCGTCGGGGCGCTGGCCTCCATGCTGCTGGTCTTCGCCCTGGCCCGGGCCGCCGGGGGCGGCGGCGACCGGCTGCTGCTCACCGGCGTGGTGGTCGCCGCCGGCTGGGGAGCGGTGATCAGCTTCCTCCTGGCCGTGGCCGGGGAGCGCCAGGTCCACGGCATGCTCTTCTGGCTCATGGGCGATCTCAGCCAGCCCGGCGACCCGCTACCCGCCCTGGGGCTCCTCGCCGTGGCGCTCATCGCCGCCCTGGCCGCCGCCCGCTCCCTGAACCTCCTGGCCCGGGGGGAGCAGCAGGCCGCCGTGCTCGGCGTCGCCGTCCCCGCCCTGCGCCGGGGCGTCTACTTCGGCGCCTCCCTGGCCACCGCCGCCGCCGTGACCCTGGCCGGCTCGGTGGGCTTCGTGGGGCTGGTCATCCCCCACCTCATGCGGCTGTGGGTGAGCAGTGACCATCGCTGGCTCCTGCCGGCGGCGGTCCTCGCCGGCGGCACCCTGCTCACCCTGGCGGACACCCTGGCGCGCACCATCATCGCCCCCCAGCAGCTACCGGTGGGGGTGCTCACCGCCCTGGTCGGGGTCCCGCTCTTCCTCTACCTGCTGGTCCGGGGGCGGCGATGA
- a CDS encoding ABC transporter ATP-binding protein, translated as MNQLTCHDLTVTIGGRTVVEGLELAVEPGQTWAILGPNGAGKTTLLHTLAGLRPATAGEVRVDGEPLDHLPRRRLARRLGLLLQDPDPGFAGTVLEATVAGRHPHLGAWSMEGEADYRLAREALATMGLAELAGRDPATLSGGERQRLALATLFTQDVPLELLDEPTSHLDPGRQIGVLEALAARPDRGRMLSLHDANLAVRFCDHALLLYPGEGACAGPLEAVVNERTLGRLYGRDMVRLEGPHGPVFIPA; from the coding sequence ATGAACCAGCTGACCTGCCACGACCTCACGGTGACCATCGGCGGCCGGACGGTGGTGGAGGGGCTGGAGCTGGCCGTGGAGCCGGGCCAGACCTGGGCCATCCTCGGCCCCAACGGCGCCGGCAAGACGACGCTGCTGCACACCCTCGCCGGACTGCGCCCAGCCACCGCCGGCGAGGTCCGGGTGGATGGCGAACCCCTGGACCACCTCCCCCGCCGCCGGCTCGCCCGCCGCTTAGGGCTGCTCCTGCAGGACCCCGACCCCGGCTTCGCCGGGACGGTGCTGGAGGCGACGGTGGCCGGTCGCCACCCCCACCTGGGCGCATGGTCCATGGAAGGGGAGGCCGACTACCGCCTGGCCCGGGAGGCGCTGGCGACCATGGGGCTGGCCGAACTGGCCGGACGCGACCCCGCAACCCTCTCCGGCGGCGAGCGCCAGCGCCTGGCCCTGGCCACCCTCTTCACCCAGGACGTGCCCCTGGAACTGCTGGACGAGCCCACCAGCCACCTGGACCCCGGCCGCCAGATCGGCGTGCTGGAGGCGCTGGCCGCCCGGCCCGACCGGGGGCGGATGCTCAGCCTCCACGACGCCAACCTGGCCGTGCGCTTCTGCGACCACGCCCTGCTCCTCTATCCCGGCGAGGGGGCCTGCGCCGGGCCGCTGGAGGCCGTGGTCAACGAGCGCACCCTGGGCCGCCTCTACGGCCGCGACATGGTGCGGCTGGAGGGCCCCCACGGCCCGGTCTTCATCCCCGCCTGA
- a CDS encoding MBL fold metallo-hydrolase has product MKTFHQLFEPDTSTYTYILVDTTTDAAAIIDPVRTMLERDLQVIRDHGLRLELILDTHVHADHITGAGGLRKETGAPIAVGRECGADCADFQLDGDEDLTFGNEVIHTIPTPGHTPGSMSFRWRDRVFTGDALLIGGTGRTDFQGGDPGQLWDSLTQGILCLDDETLLFPGHDYNGRTVTTVGEERATNPRLADNTRDGFIELMNGLDLNPPRYIDESVPANRECGEPA; this is encoded by the coding sequence ATGAAGACCTTCCACCAGCTCTTCGAGCCCGACACCTCCACCTACACCTACATCCTGGTGGATACCACCACCGATGCCGCGGCCATCATCGACCCCGTGCGGACGATGCTGGAGCGCGACCTCCAGGTGATCCGTGACCACGGCCTGCGGCTGGAGCTCATCCTGGACACCCACGTCCACGCCGACCACATCACCGGCGCCGGCGGCCTGCGCAAGGAGACCGGCGCCCCCATCGCGGTGGGCCGGGAGTGCGGCGCCGACTGCGCCGATTTCCAGCTGGACGGCGACGAGGACCTGACCTTCGGCAACGAGGTCATCCACACCATCCCGACCCCCGGCCACACCCCGGGCAGCATGAGCTTCCGCTGGCGTGACCGCGTCTTCACCGGCGACGCCCTGCTCATCGGCGGCACCGGCCGCACCGACTTCCAGGGCGGCGACCCGGGCCAGCTCTGGGACAGCCTCACCCAGGGGATCCTCTGCCTGGACGACGAGACGCTGCTCTTCCCCGGCCACGACTACAACGGCCGGACGGTGACCACCGTGGGCGAGGAGCGGGCCACCAATCCGCGGCTGGCCGACAACACCCGGGACGGCTTCATCGAACTGATGAACGGCCTGGACCTGAACCCGCCGCGCTACATCGACGAGTCGGTTCCCGCCAACCGCGAGTGCGGCGAGCCGGCATGA
- a CDS encoding DUF2141 domain-containing protein — translation MRRRLLTGVTAAMAAGLLAGPVAAADLTVEVAGVAGESGQVRVDLYADAETFREPEQALHRDAVPAREGTATFAFEDLEPGRYAVIAYHDEDGDGGMDRFLGMIPTEPWGLSNNIQVSGPPAFDDAAFDLPASGTVVTIRLND, via the coding sequence ATGAGGCGGCGTCTCCTGACGGGGGTCACGGCGGCGATGGCCGCCGGGCTGCTGGCCGGTCCGGTGGCGGCGGCCGACCTCACCGTGGAGGTGGCGGGGGTCGCCGGCGAGTCCGGCCAGGTCCGGGTCGACCTATACGCCGACGCCGAGACCTTCCGGGAGCCGGAGCAGGCCCTGCACCGCGACGCCGTCCCGGCCCGGGAGGGCACGGCGACCTTCGCCTTTGAGGACCTGGAGCCTGGCCGCTACGCCGTCATCGCCTACCACGACGAGGACGGCGACGGCGGCATGGACCGTTTCCTGGGCATGATCCCCACCGAGCCCTGGGGGCTGTCCAACAACATCCAGGTCAGCGGCCCCCCCGCCTTCGACGATGCGGCCTTCGACCTGCCCGCAAGCGGTACCGTGGTGACCATCCGCCTCAACGACTGA
- a CDS encoding nicotinamidase, which produces MEPVPAATALVIVDVQNDFLPGGALGVPDGDRVIPPLNRCAAAFAAAGRPVFATRDWHPPDHCSFREQDGPWPPHCIAGTEGAAFAPGLTLPTTAMIIGKGGRPEADAYSGFDGTDLAQRLRDNGCDDLIVGGLATDYCVRATALDGLREGFEVTVLTDAVGAVDVQPGDGERALTEMANAGCTLTTSQEICPP; this is translated from the coding sequence ATGGAGCCCGTCCCCGCCGCCACCGCCCTGGTCATCGTCGATGTCCAGAACGACTTCCTCCCCGGTGGCGCCCTGGGCGTCCCCGACGGGGATCGGGTCATCCCGCCACTGAACCGCTGTGCCGCCGCCTTCGCCGCGGCGGGCCGGCCGGTCTTCGCCACCCGCGACTGGCACCCGCCGGACCACTGCTCCTTCCGGGAGCAGGACGGGCCCTGGCCACCCCACTGCATTGCCGGTACCGAGGGGGCCGCCTTCGCACCGGGTCTGACCCTGCCGACCACCGCCATGATCATCGGCAAGGGGGGCCGCCCGGAGGCCGACGCCTACTCCGGCTTCGACGGGACCGACCTCGCCCAGCGCCTGCGGGACAACGGCTGCGACGACCTGATCGTCGGGGGCCTGGCCACCGACTACTGCGTCCGCGCCACGGCGCTGGATGGCCTCCGGGAGGGCTTCGAGGTCACGGTCCTCACCGACGCCGTGGGCGCCGTGGACGTCCAGCCCGGCGACGGCGAACGCGCCCTGACGGAGATGGCTAACGCCGGCTGCACCCTCACCACCAGCCAGGAGATCTGCCCCCCATGA
- a CDS encoding nicotinate phosphoribosyltransferase yields the protein MRPGRDDALLTDLYQLTMAQAYLEHGLTETAEFEFFVRDLPGERNFLLAAGLEQVLDYLQGLTFDEAALEWLESTGRFSRTLLDWLAGLTFTGDVDAVPEGTAVFADEPLLRVRAPMPLAQLVESRVINLLHFQTLIASKAARIRLAARDRLLVDFGMRRAHGAEAAVLAARAAWIAGFDGTATVAAGRAFGIPIYGTMAHSFIEAHPDEVSAFRNFLVSHPGSGILLIDTWDTERAARRVVELAREDPATKAAIKGVRIDSGDLGDHARRVRRILDEGGLEGVTLFASGNLDEYAVDDLVADQAPVDGLGVGTRLDVASDAPYLDCAYKLQSYAGEPRRKRSEGKATWAGAKQVHREHHAGRMVRDRLTPADEAAPGHALLHPVLRGGEPVNERPGLAAIRDHAAAEVEALPEALRSLEPTIEPYPVLVSERLHEVTREADRLGEAPT from the coding sequence ATGAGACCGGGTCGCGACGACGCCCTGCTCACCGACCTCTACCAGCTCACCATGGCCCAGGCCTACCTGGAGCACGGCCTCACGGAGACGGCGGAGTTCGAGTTCTTCGTCCGCGACCTGCCGGGCGAGCGCAACTTCCTCCTCGCGGCCGGGCTGGAACAGGTGCTGGACTACCTCCAGGGTCTCACCTTCGATGAGGCCGCCCTGGAATGGCTGGAATCCACCGGCCGCTTCTCCCGCACCCTGCTGGACTGGCTGGCGGGACTGACCTTCACCGGCGACGTGGACGCCGTCCCCGAGGGGACCGCGGTCTTCGCCGACGAGCCCCTGCTCCGGGTCCGGGCGCCCATGCCCCTGGCGCAGCTGGTGGAGAGCCGGGTCATCAATCTCCTCCACTTCCAGACCCTCATCGCCTCCAAGGCGGCCCGGATCCGGCTGGCCGCCCGGGACCGGCTGCTGGTGGACTTCGGCATGCGCCGCGCCCACGGCGCCGAGGCCGCCGTCCTCGCCGCCCGGGCCGCCTGGATCGCCGGCTTCGACGGCACCGCCACCGTCGCCGCCGGGCGCGCCTTCGGAATCCCGATCTACGGCACCATGGCCCACTCCTTCATCGAGGCGCACCCCGATGAGGTCTCCGCCTTCCGGAACTTCCTCGTCAGCCACCCCGGCAGCGGCATCCTCCTCATCGACACCTGGGATACCGAGCGGGCCGCCCGGCGCGTGGTAGAGCTGGCCCGGGAGGACCCGGCGACGAAGGCGGCCATCAAGGGGGTGCGAATCGACAGCGGCGACCTGGGGGATCACGCCCGGCGGGTACGCCGGATCCTCGATGAGGGGGGCCTGGAGGGGGTCACCCTCTTCGCCAGCGGCAATCTGGACGAGTACGCCGTCGACGACCTGGTGGCCGATCAAGCGCCGGTGGACGGCCTGGGGGTGGGCACCCGGCTCGATGTCGCCAGCGACGCCCCCTACCTGGACTGCGCCTACAAGCTCCAGAGCTACGCCGGCGAGCCCCGGCGCAAGCGCTCCGAGGGCAAGGCCACCTGGGCCGGGGCCAAGCAGGTCCACCGGGAGCACCACGCCGGCCGGATGGTCCGCGACCGACTCACCCCCGCCGACGAGGCGGCCCCCGGCCACGCCCTGCTCCATCCCGTCCTGCGCGGCGGCGAGCCGGTCAACGAGCGCCCCGGCCTGGCGGCCATCCGCGACCACGCCGCCGCCGAGGTCGAGGCCCTTCCCGAGGCCCTGCGCAGCCTCGAGCCCACCATCGAGCCCTATCCCGTGCTGGTCAGCGAGCGCCTGCACGAGGTCACCCGCGAGGCCGACCGGCTGGGTGAGGCCCCGACCTGA
- the murJ gene encoding murein biosynthesis integral membrane protein MurJ, which translates to MAEASEEGGGLLRSTAVVGGFTLASRVLGFLRDVVLARIFGAAAGTDAFFVAFKIPNFMRRLFAEGAFNQAFVPVLSEYRSQREHGEVRAFVGRVSGTLGGFLLLLTILGVVGAPVLVMVFAPGFIGDPERFPAAVEMLRLTFPYLLFIALTALAGGVLNSYGRFAVPAATPVLLNIALISAAVWAAPAFAEPIQALAWGVLVAGVIQLAFQLPFLARLGLLTAPRPAPRDEGVRRVARLMGPALFGSSVAQVNLLLDTIIASMLATGSVSWLYYADRLVEFPLGVFGIALGTVILPGLSERHAEADPAGFSAMIDRALRWVALIALPATLGLFLLAGPILATLFEYGAFGAGDTAMAGLALMAYSIGLTGFILVKVLAPGFFARQDTRTPMRIAVIAMLTNMVLNIAFVVPWEMAGLPGAHAGLAAATALAAFVNGGLLLRGLLRDGVYRPEAGWGLLALRLGLALVVLVALLLFLTPERPVWAAWGAWERAGALAGLIAAAGVAYFGTLLATGMRLGWLVRRPAG; encoded by the coding sequence ATGGCCGAGGCGAGCGAGGAAGGGGGCGGGCTGCTGCGCTCCACCGCCGTGGTGGGCGGGTTCACCCTGGCCTCCCGGGTGCTGGGCTTCCTCCGCGACGTGGTCCTGGCGCGGATCTTCGGCGCCGCCGCCGGGACCGACGCCTTCTTCGTCGCCTTCAAGATCCCCAACTTCATGCGCCGGCTCTTCGCCGAGGGGGCCTTCAACCAGGCCTTCGTGCCGGTCCTCTCGGAGTATCGCAGCCAGCGCGAGCACGGCGAGGTGCGCGCCTTCGTCGGTCGCGTCTCCGGGACCCTGGGCGGCTTCCTGCTGCTGCTGACGATCCTCGGCGTGGTCGGCGCGCCGGTCCTGGTGATGGTCTTCGCCCCCGGCTTCATCGGGGATCCCGAGCGCTTCCCCGCCGCCGTGGAGATGCTGCGGCTGACCTTCCCCTACCTGCTCTTCATCGCCCTCACCGCGCTGGCCGGCGGGGTGCTCAACAGCTACGGCCGCTTCGCCGTGCCGGCAGCGACGCCGGTGCTCCTGAACATCGCCCTCATCAGCGCGGCGGTCTGGGCCGCACCGGCCTTCGCCGAGCCCATCCAGGCGCTGGCCTGGGGCGTGCTGGTGGCCGGGGTGATCCAGCTCGCCTTCCAGCTCCCCTTCCTGGCGCGGCTGGGGCTGCTCACCGCCCCCCGGCCGGCGCCGCGGGACGAGGGGGTGCGCCGGGTGGCGCGGCTCATGGGGCCGGCGCTCTTTGGCTCCTCGGTGGCCCAGGTGAACCTGCTGCTGGACACCATCATCGCCTCCATGCTGGCCACCGGCTCGGTCTCCTGGCTCTACTACGCCGACCGCCTGGTGGAGTTCCCCCTGGGGGTCTTCGGCATCGCCCTGGGGACGGTGATCCTCCCCGGCCTCTCGGAGCGCCACGCCGAGGCGGACCCCGCCGGCTTCTCGGCCATGATCGACCGGGCCCTGCGCTGGGTGGCCCTCATCGCTCTGCCGGCCACCTTGGGCCTCTTCCTGCTGGCCGGGCCCATCCTGGCGACGCTCTTCGAGTACGGCGCCTTCGGGGCGGGCGATACCGCCATGGCCGGCCTCGCGCTCATGGCCTACAGCATCGGCCTCACCGGCTTCATCCTGGTGAAGGTCCTGGCCCCCGGCTTCTTCGCCCGCCAGGACACCCGCACCCCCATGCGCATCGCCGTCATCGCCATGCTCACCAACATGGTCCTGAACATCGCCTTCGTCGTGCCCTGGGAGATGGCCGGGCTGCCCGGGGCCCACGCTGGCCTGGCGGCGGCCACGGCGCTGGCGGCCTTCGTCAACGGCGGCCTGCTGCTGCGCGGCCTGCTGCGCGACGGCGTCTACCGGCCGGAGGCCGGCTGGGGGCTGCTGGCCCTGCGCCTGGGGCTGGCCCTGGTGGTGCTGGTGGCGCTGCTGCTCTTCCTGACGCCGGAGCGGCCGGTGTGGGCCGCCTGGGGTGCCTGGGAGCGGGCGGGTGCGCTGGCCGGCCTCATCGCCGCCGCCGGGGTGGCCTACTTCGGCACCCTGCTGGCCACCGGCATGCGCCTGGGCTGGCTGGTCCGCCGACCGGCCGGCTGA